The Ahaetulla prasina isolate Xishuangbanna chromosome 7, ASM2864084v1, whole genome shotgun sequence genome segment CCAACATCAGTCACCTCAGTTGGCTGCTTGTTCTACCTAACAAGATAAATTAACCATGGCTTAATCTAGAAGAAGAAATCCAACTTCCCTCTGTCAAAATGTTAGTGCACTAAAAAAAACATGTATGGACATCACCTTTAAATATCTATAGTATTCTTTAGATACCACCTCAGCTGTATCATTCATATTTTGTATCTAGCAGACTGCAGGCCTATCCATATTTATGCAATGACAGGTCCCTTATGTCTCATGGCATTTACTAATAACTCCATTTAAGGCTAGAGCCGTGGACACAATGGCTTCAATAGCAAAGAATAATGTTTATTTGCTCAAACTGATAGATATCAAATAGAATCTCTTATACAAGCACTTTTCCCCCTCTCACTTGAGTTACATGCTAAGCTAACTGTGAAGGTTGTTCAGAATTTTAGTCAATCCAAGAGAGACTCAATCTCAGTTATGGGATTTATTGCTACAATTGTGTCATCCTAAAAATTCTTTGTCATCcctactagtttttttttttatttgcatttttatcccgcccttctccgaagactcagggcggcttacactatgttaagcaatagtcttcatccatttgtatattatatacagtcaacttattgcccccaacaatctgggtcctcattttacctaccttataaagaaaggatggaaggctgagtcaaccttgggcctggtgggacttgaacctgcagtaattgcaagcagctgtattaataacagactgtcttagcagtctgagccaccagaggcgctAGCTGCCATTCCACTTCCAGATCAGATTCAAATAGTGATGAATATTGAACTCTTGATTGACTTGCAGCCAGattacataaaatattttttgtccCCGTGTTCTCACTTGGATAGCTCCAAAGGGAAGGGACTTCTCAGTTGGAACACCTTTCCACAAGGAATACTCTGATACCTCTTTTGGGTACCATATATAAACACTATTCTTCTCTGAAGCACTTTAGATTTTGATAGTTTAATTTTAAGCTTTCACTAGAATAATGGCTTTTGTATAGgcttcttatatttttatttcctcactattttattcatttaaaacttTTACTTTAACTTCTTTAAACTATTCATGCAATTCTGCTTTTTATAAGGATTAAAATAAAACTAGATAGGTTACCATATTGTTGTTTGCTTTGCCAGCATGTGCCTCCATTTGCTgccaatattttttagattcttgTACAATATCTTCATGAGTCATTCCTAGGATGACAAAAGTAGCTTCAGAGATTTAACAGATTACTATAACATAGTTAAAACTCTTTCACTGCTCTGTTCTATCAGCAAGTATTTCTGAGATGCTTCTTTTCCTGAATTTAATCAGAATCCAATATATATTTGCAAAAACTGGAGAAAGTGACACTTCATAGTAACAAAATGTTCATAAGCGTACCTAAGAGATTGTACAATGTATCTACCacctgaaatttaaaaataaacttttagtATTGGAATTATTGCCCTTAGCGAGTAACTGGATGAGCACTGTCGCGCTATAGCAAAGGATTCTAACAATTCAGCCCAAACCAATTCCCCAAGCACATTCTACGATGTTCTACAAAGGACACAAATTAGTCAAGGATTATGCTTATTGCCACTTATAATAATTGTTCTAATAAGGACCTACTACTTTTGTGTGGAAATTCAAGAACTGAAGTAGATCTACCTTCTCTTTCAATACATACAGAAACTCATTCAAAGCACTGTCTAGAACTGTTGATTTCTACATCCAAAGAGCACTGGATGAAATACTAAAGGTTTGCATTCTTccattcaataatggccaaaatattgtGTGTTCAAGGCTACAAACAGAGGTGACGAAAATGGTTCTGTTAATACCTGTGCTTATTCATTTCAGCACACTTGTTGCAAAAGAGTTATTACAAGGCACACAAGCCAAATGTCCAAAAGGCAGGCCTACTCTCAGCCTTCCCTCTTGATCTTTGATCCCCAGTTATTCTACTCAGGGACCAATTTAAAGCAAATACTTTTTGCAAAGTTTGTAATATTCATAACTAAAACTCTTCCTTCAAATCATTCCCATTATATAATCAGGCATGTAGGACATTAATTAAAGTTGCCCCATTGGACCCGATCAATTTTGTTAGAAGACACACACATATTATAACCAAGAGTATttacatataatttttaaaaaatcattttttttgcctttcttcaATTTCTGGAGGACATTCTCAGTTGGAGCTCAGAGAAACAGTGCACATGAAGCCTGAAACTAATCTCCCTGCAGTCCTCTGGACAGTCCCAGCCAAATGACTACTCACCAGAATACTGCTGCAGCAGCCAAACTTTAAGCTCTATAAAGCTATGAGCAAAATGGCAACTATCTTCACGCAAGCAGCCATAACGCACTTCATGCCTGCAGACATCAAACTGAAAATGTTCCTGAAACTGGCGGATTTTAGAGTATTTTAGAGAGGTGGAACGAACAATGTGAACCAGACACCTGCAAAAAAGAGAGATTCTTTCATATTAATCCTCATTAAAAAGCTAGTTACTAAGAACAAAGGTAGAGCTGAGACAAAACCAGCCATTTTTCAGTTGGTAACTTCCACTCCTCAGATACTGAGGGCGGGGATAGTGATGGATGAGTAGGTTAGTTCAATTTTAATAGCTATCATCATCCAACTTTCCAGATGCTGGAAATCTACTCTTGCTCTCTAAACCATCTCTCCAGAAATCAGTTCCTTGTATGCATCTTTAAATCAGGTCATATTAGTACTTATATTAAGTTTTCCAAATATTATGACTGGTATTAGCATAACTAATCCTTGTACACTAGTAACAACATTTATAttattaatacaaaggaaaaagaTTTCTTAAATGTTGGCCCGGTACCTCTCAACTCCACCCCAGCCCTAAAATTGCTGGTTTCGGTTTCAATTCTATTGCACATTGAGAATTGTTTTTTTAGAGTTGCtgttggttttattatcttaaacataattacaattaaaattacaaattATTTGTTTCAGGGTACTAGAAAATAGATTGTGAGAAAATGCACTGGAAGCAAATTAAATGTATCTTAATAAATTAGTAAGATGCTTAAGGATTAGTAGCCTCTTGGAAACAGAATTAAAGCTGTTTAGTGTGATGATTAAAATAGGCATAACTGTATGGTGCTACTTCAAACTACCAGCTAGTAATCAGAGCAGCTCAACATAACCATTGAATAATGTCTGTGGGATCAGGAATGAGTAATCTTATCAAACATTCCTACAAAATAACGTAACATTGTTCTTTTTATAGAAGAAATATAATTGGGACTTTGTGGCTCAGTTTGCTTTTAATAAACAGTTACATATTACTGGCTGACCAATCCACTTACTTATTATCATAAAAACTATGTTTTGCAGCTAGGTTGGAGCACACTGCCGGAGCGTCCTTGAGCCCTTTGCTGATTATTCGAGGTTTGCTATCAAAGCAGATctgcaaacatatatatatataaatagtagTTTAGACTTTTTTGCTCTGCATACTTAATATAAAAGACAATGACGTTTTCTTTCAATATACTTCCATTTTTGCCTCCAAGAATATACATTTCcctccaattcttgattacagattATTTTACATACAAAACTTGACACTTGGAGGCTCTGCTTTTCTATCATTTTagtctattattttatattttgacttCCAGAATAACTTAGACATGTCTTCTCCTTTTTTGTATGTGACCTCTTTTAAGATATTTGAAGAGCACCACCTCATCCCTTCCCACATTTCTCCTCTCAAGGCTAAATGTTCTGAATTATTTCTATCTTTCTTCATATGTCTTAAGAGTCTTTTGTTCTTTCTCACAGCTGCTGACAGAACCTCTCCTGATTTGTCTAAATCCTTTAAAATGCAATGGCTAGAATTATCATAACACATGAGGTAAGGTTTGATGAATACCGAATTGCAGAACAATTTATTAGTTTGGAAACTGGGGCTTCAGGAATTTTTCAAAAGTACTATTACTAACCCAAGTATCCTATTTTTATAgtgatacatttttattttcttagaaaAATACTTTGCATTTGATTCTACCAAATATCATTATTTTCAATAATTTatctattattttgattgttattCCTATATTCTCAGTATTAGCTATATCCTTTCTAATTCTGTGTATCTGCAAACATGATAGCTCAAACTGCTtcacaataaaaagaaaacaacaagtcTTCTGAAGCCAAATATAACACGCAGTCTCAAGGCATCATTTGTTTGTAATGTGTTTAGTGTGTTGTGAGAATACAGCTATATCACGTAGTATGTTTTTCCAATCAGTCTGGTTTATTCAGCAAGTTGTAATTTATTTCAATACATGAATTACTTAATGGTTCTCTGCCCAGTCACTTGAAAAACAAATACATGCTTGTTCCATGTACAAGCTGAAAAAGTCTTCCAACTCTGATTGCTTTTCTAGGCTGACCATAAACTTTTATGGAATGAAATAATGTCACTTATTCTCACATAAACATTTTCTGTTCATAGCTCAATTGAAATGTGACAGTGAGTTAGCTTGTGATGATTAAAATAGGCATAACTGTATGGTGCTACTTCAAACTACCAGCTAGTAATCAGAGCAGCTCAACATAACCATTGAATAATGTCTGTGGGATCAGGAATGAGTAATCTTATCAAACATTCCTACAAAATAACGTAACATTGTTCTTTTTATAGAAGAAATATAATTGGGACTTTGTGGCTCAGTTTGCTTTTAATAAACAGTTACATATTACTGGCTGACCAATCCACTTACTTATTATCATAAAAACTATGTTTTGCAGCTAGGTTGGAGCACACTGCGGAGCGTCCTTGAGCCCTTTGCTGATTATTCGAGGTTTGCTATCAAAGCAGATctgcaaacatatatatatataaatagtagTTTAGACTTTTTTGCTCTGCATACTTAATATAAAAGACAATGACGTTTTCTTTCAATATACTTCCATTTTTGCCTCCAAGAATATACATTTCcctccaattcttgattacagattATTTTACATACAAAACTTGACACTTGAGGCTCTGCTTTTCTATCATTTTagtctattattttatattttgacttCCAGAATAACTTAGACATGTCTTCTCCTTTTTTGTATGTGACCTCTTTTAAGATATTTGAAGAGCACCACCTCATCCCTTCCCACATTTCTCCTCTCAAGGCTAAATGTTCTGAATTATTTCTATCTTTCTTCATATGTCTTAAGAGTCTTTTGTTCTTTCTCACAGCTGCTGACAGAACCTCTCCTGATTTGTCTAAATCCTTTAAAATGCAATGGCTAGAATTATCATAACACATGAGGTAAGGTTTGATGAATACCGAATTGCAGAACAATTTATTAGTTTGGAAACTGGGGCTTCAGGAATTTTTCAAAAGTACTATTACTAACCCAAGTATCCTATTTTTATAgtgatacatttttattttcttagaaaAATACTTTGCATTTGATTCTACCAAATATCATTATTTTCAATAATTTatctattattttgattgttattCCTATATTCTCAGTATTAGCTATATCCTTTCTAAttctgtgtcatctgcaaacatgATAGCTCAAATTGCTtcacaataaaaagaaaacaacaagtcTTCTGAAGCCAAATATAACACGCAGTCTCAAGGCATCATTTGTTTGTAATGTGTTTAGTGTGTTGTGAGAATACAGCTATATCACGTAGTATGTTTTTCCAATCAGTCTGGTTTATTCAGCAAGTTGTAATTTATTTCAATACATTAATTACTTAATGGTTCTCTGCCCAGTCACTTGAAAAACAAATACATGCTTGTTCCATGTACAAGCTGAAAAAGTCTTCCAACTCTGATTGCTTTTCTAGGCTGACCATAAACTTTTATGGAATGAAATAATGTCACTTATTCTCACATAAACATTTTCTGTTCATAGCTCAATTGAAATGTGACAGTGAGTTAGCTTGTGATGATTACCTTCAAAACCTAAATGTCCAAAACTGGCATTGGGCAGTTTTCTTATGATGTGATCCAATAAGCAATTAGTAAAGGCATAGTGGACAATATCATGAAAATACAATCTTGTATGCCTGCATTGCCTATTTCATACCTCACAAAGGAAGGTGAATATGCCCTGGTGTTCTTTCAGGATCTTGGTAATAGTCAGGTTACCTCGCTTGATCCCACCCAGTGGATCAAACAAGAGGTCACGATTGAGtgtcccctttcgctcctctgtCCACACATCAATCTCCTCCTGGTGGTACGCGAAGGTGCAGTTATCCCCGTACTTACAATCCTGCTTGTTAAGCATATCTACAAAGCAACAAACATCAGACCACCATACATGGAGTGGAGGCTAGAATCAGAACCAAGATCTCTTGCTACCCCTTATActgtttccttctctccctccccaagCTTCACAAATTGATAAAGAGAAACTGAAAAGTTCATTAAAGAAGACCCTAATGAAATTTACTGAAGATATTACTATAgataagtccttgatttacgatcacAAATGAGCCCCGAATTTCTGTTGTTCAGCAAGatagttaaatgagttttgccacattttacaaccttttttgtcatagtagttaagtgaatcactgcagttattaagttattaacaagattcttaagtgaatctggcttccccattgactttacttgatcacctgacaatggggatgctggaagtcatatgtttgtaaaaacagtcatgtcacttttttcaatgccattgtaactttgaacagtcgctaaacaaatggttgtaagtcgaggcctacctatATTCAGCTCCTCTTGACTAGCAAGAAGGGATTTAATGGTAGCAGAGCCTACCCTATACTGAGACACACTAATTGGCTGCCTCATGCAAATGTATGTTGACATTTGCTAGATTTCATATCAATCACAGCAATAAACCTTTGTTCTCCTGGAACTCAATCTTGCATTCCATAGCTGCTAACAGCAGCTAACAGCAGAAGCTGACTTCACCCATGCAGAGAAGCTGTTTTACTGCAAACAAGAAATATGTTTTATACAAACAGAAGATCTGTACTATAGAACTAGTTTGGTctaatgattaaggcaccaagctagaagctgggagaccatgagttcaaatcccaccttagccatgaaacccagctgggtgaccttggtcattctctctcagctcaacccacctcacagagttgttgctcTGGAggcaaataggaggagggagggataTTAAGTTCATTTTCTaccttaagttatttgtaaaagtattaaaagcgggatacaaataaataaattaaaaatacctCAGAACACAGAAATCAAATCCTAAACATAATTGTCAGCCCTTCGGATTTAAATCCTAAGACTTTTCCTCCCACCTTTTCAGTCagacttttggttgttcttttcctaGCCTTTTGATTGGGAGATCCCTGTTCAATACTTAGTGTGGTTCTGTCAGACCTGAGAATTATTGCTTCCCACTTCACCAGTGTCAGTCCTTACATCATCACGCAAGAGCAACAAAGTATTGACTATTTATTATGGTTTGCATTTACTTTCAGTCGGGAGAAAAATCTCACCATGACCATTAGATGAACAGCCAGTGGAATATTTCCCAAATGTTCTCATTATGCATGTTTTCAATTTTACCACTAGCTTGAGCATTCTTTTTGCTTTCAAGTCtgagttttaaatgttttaatacctggaaattttaagggagttttataaATCCCTATAATTAGTATACACGGTGATTAAGTTAAGTAGTTAAAAATTAACAGTGTATTGCCCTCACATTCTTCAGCCCACTCTGCACTGAACTTTTCCTCCTTCATGAAAGTCTGCATTTTATTACATTCTCCTCTTTCTTCAATTCACCTTTGCATAGATAATAGGATCCCACAAAATTCGTCTTGGTTGGACGTGGGCGAATTCTCTTCCAAGTTTTATCTTCTGATATACGACGCCTGCCCAGTAGTATATCTCGCTTGCACTTATGTTCCAGGCCTTCTCGATAAGTATAATCACCAGCTTTGGGACCTATAAAAGAGGACAATATTAACAAGAGTCCAGTTTTACTAAAACATTTGAGGCCATCTTCATCATAAGCAGATGACCTGTTTTGGGATAGCAGATGTGACAGGCCTGTTTGAAGATGTGAGTAGACACCAAGGGATTCTTCACAAGCAGAGTTGTATTGGACATCACCAATTCTGGCTGAGACATAAACAACTCTACAACTTTGGGTACTGTGGGGTGGGTGCTTGGCCCAGTTTGGTTTGCCtgaaaaagacaataaaataagCTTCCTTAGAGATCAGCAACGTCTACTACATCTACCCTTCCCCAGGGTTCTTCATTTTTCAAATGaacaaaatgaacaaatataCAGGTAATTTTTGACTTATGATTGCAGTTgaacccaaatttctgttgctaagtaagacagttaagtcttcctccattttcttgccatggttattaaatgaatcacagcagttatTGTTAGCAACACGATTGTTAAGGGAACCTGTCTTCcctattgaatttgcttgtcagaacgttaCAAAATGTGAACCCAtggccctgggatactgcaactgccataaatgtgaactagttgccaagtatctgaattttgaacacatggggatccacagggatgttgcaacggtcgtaagtgtgaaaaatggttataagtcactttttcagtgccgtaatttcaaatggttagtaaatgaactgttgtaaatcgaagactacatGTAACAATAATGAGCAACTTAACCTGCTTCATTTTCAACATGTAGCATGTCACAGAAAAGGAGCTTTTTCCTATTGTGAAAGTATTAGCAAATATTAAATTAAACAGCATTTTTCTTATAGCAAGAGATATACATTCCCCTTCTGCAATGTTTCGAAGTTCATTTGTTTAGTCATAAAACGGTTTAGACCCAAAAGAAAATTTTGTTCCTTTACTCATCCAATGTCAAATCACTCAGACAATTTATGATCATTCCAACACAGAATCTTCTGAATAGATTGGGAagtgaagttaaaaaaaatgaaagtgcagCAATATTTTGCTAATCAAATTGAGGACTGGATGAAAACAGTTAATAGGCATTTCTCTTCTTCTCAATTAAGGGAAAAGGATACTCACCAATGGTAGTGACTTTTGAATTCCAGCAGGTTGGTGGGGTTCTTGGGTGCTGGTTTCCTCTAAAGAGtgggagaaaaaaattttttttagatttttgtgaATGTCAATTATGCAACATCCTATCAACTATGGAAGCAGTACTACACACAAGCCTTTGTACTTCTCAAATTCACATATATTTAGGGCTGAAACCCAATTCTGGAACCCAACAGCCTGAAACTAGAAACGACATGatgaaaagaatgcaaatgactttCAGGAAATCTATTCCCACATAAAGATGGGGAAAGGAGTTGTAATATTTAAATTTTCTCACATACAGTGGGGTGGACTGTTAGAATCATCAATGGCTGATCTTCATTATTAGAGTTTCTTTTATCTGCCATAAGagccatttatttatccaagctttGGCCTGGATTCTTCCACTGTTGGTGGCTCAGTTCTAGAGAGAAATTTATTGCCATGCCTTGGGTGAAATTCTGCTGAACAACAACTAACATTCTAGTCAGCATGATCAATGGTAGATAATCCTGGGAGATATAGCCTGCATTAAGTATTAATGTTTTCAGGACAATTCACTCCTGCTATAAACCATCcatttttttcagatttgtctaTATACAGCAGGGGTTCCAAACCCGCAATCCTCGGCCCATTGGGAACTGGGTTGTGCAACAGCAGGCAAGGACaagaagctccatttgcacaagtggcgGGTGCACATGCAAAACCATCCTGTCAACCGTCCTGTTGGCATATGCAGCAAAAGAAACCTCTACTCGCAGTTTGACACATCCTCTCCCAGCCGTGGCCGCTGCCAATCCGCAGAACCGAAAAGGCTGGGGACCACTGATCAACAGCAATGGATCTCCTAAAGCTATCATTCAACACTTTTAACATCAACCACAATAGATATTATACAAAATGACACAATACAATGTATTAATAAAGAGTAGGAGATGGGAAAATACACCATAAACagcaatgaagggaaagaaaatagaaacacCATTCTACTTATGAAATACTGATGCGGAAGTACTCTTcattagattatttttttatcttgcttttattattttataagtaactcaaagcagCATCCATGCAcaatattcctttcttttcctctttttctccacaATACCCCTgtaaagtgggttgggctgagagaccacGTGGGCCAAAATCACAAGCCAGATTTCATGCCTtacatcagaggtctccaaccctggtctgTGGAAGTGGTGGGCAAGTGCTGCACTTGTGAAAATAGTGTATTTGCACACACTAAACCATCCCCTCTGCTCCCCTCCCCCCGCTGTTGCCTCCACCagtccaccaagccacaaaggttggagATCACTGCCATACatgaattcatagtctcctggtttctaggcaagCACTACACTGAATTGGCTCTTCCTGTCTCACAAGTTAACAGTACTTAAATAGTCTCCATACCTACCAACAGTAAAGGTATCTAAAGCATCCAATGATCCCCTACTGGTTCCAAAAGCATCTAACATATCCAGCCGAGACTCTGTGTATGGGAGCAGATCTAGTGAATCCAGTGAATCCAAAGGAGACGTGCCACTGCCCCCAACTGGTGTTTCAAAGGTATCCAGAACAGATGAAGATGACAGTTGCTTTGTAGCCTCCATCACTAGGCCAAAGGAGGCAGGTGGCAGCGGTGTGGAGACTGGAATGTTAGCGGTCACCACAGGAGGAAGAAGTGGAGTACCACCTGGAAAAACAGGGATGAGCTGGGGCACCTCACTCGGAAGATTGGCAGGAATGGCACCACGAACAAGAGActttggggaaaaataaaatgtgttatGATTAAAGGGGAGAAGTTAAAACATTAATTCAGACTTTCCTACTTTATGTTTCCAGACATACTGAAATTTATGACAGATTCACCTCGCCATCTCTGTGAAGCAAGTTAGGATGTAGCCAGGTAGACAAAATGTCACAGGGAACCCGTTCACTCTAAAATTAGTCCGCAATTACTTTTTCTGATGTGGCAGCAACATCAAGCATTGACTAAGCAAATGCTTCTGAAATGCTATTTAAGACTTAGGGTGTGCAACACTTTGAACTCAAGGCAAAAGCATGAATGAGCATAACCTGCCTGTAACTCCTTAACCAGCTGTGTCTTTTTTTAAGGATGGAGGAACAACTAGGAAGGCTTGTtatgcaatctttttttaaaaatgtgcaactGCTTTAAAGAGTTACAGACTAATGTTACAGTCTGTACATGACCCTGCACAGTCTGAAACCTCTTTTGTCTCTGAATACAAAGTACAGCTCTACAAAATGTTATGCTTATACTGGCATCAATTTAACCATGATTAAAGCTAACTAGGTATTCAGGGCAACCTTGAAATAAGTAGTATAACTGAACAAAGGGAATCAAGCACACAATAGCCCAACAATCCCAGGGGGAACAGAAGCTTTGGAAAGTCACAATAAAGCAAGGAAAAGACCAACAAAAAAACAATTAGCTTGAACACCTATCCAACCAGTAAGCTACTCCAGGCATTTTTATGGGAACTGCAATAGACTGGAAACAGATCAGCTCAAATGAAGAATAATATATGGAAACAATCACTATTATGGCTGCCTTTTGGCTGTGAAAGAAAAACTGTTGAGACTGAGCTCCAAAAGATTTAGCTAGCTAACCTATTACATTTGTCCaaattttactgtttttaataatggcTGAGATGGGTTAGGGACTGAAACCTTCAATTTTTGTATGCAAATGCAGGTGCGCTCTATCATTAAGTGATGGATTTCCCTATACCAGATATCAGAGCTCTCTTTTAAATACAATTTGGGAAATGGGAAAAGTGTTACTAGAAAGCCCTGGTAACCTTTAACAAGCTATGCCCATTCCTCAGGAATGGCACTGCACTGCAGCTCAAGGACGTCTTACAACCCCAGAGCCACAGCATGCCAAGAAGCTCCTTTGTGCTTCCTGGGATGGGGCTAGTTAGCACTGTGCTGCTGAGACTTCCCAGGGTGTGGCAGCCAAGAAGCATATTCTTTTCCCAGCCTTCTCACACCCCCTTTCTCAGGTCTCCCTGAGGCTGTGCCATACTGCAGCAACCTCCACAAACACATATGTAACCTGTGCCAGACCTCCCCCACTCATGTGCTTATTTGGAACTCCCTCTGCTTCCTGCTTGTGTCTGGAGTTACAATAGCAACTGGGACTGCCGAGATTGCAGTTGCTAATGAAACTGTCACATGACATCATGCTTTATGACCGTTATCAATTAGTGACAGAAGCTCTGGGGCCAATTGGGATCGTAAGATTAATTGTACACACAAAAAAGTGGGAGCTAAGGAGAGGAACTATATAATCTTAGTCTTCAATTGCTTATCCTTATTTAGACAATTGCAAATAGTAAGACTGTGCTAGTCCTTTCTCTGAGATAATGAACAATTCCATGTATCATTACGTAACACACATCACAAATGTCCTCCATTATTTAGAAGGGAGAAGTTTAAAAAACAGTGATGGAGGGTGAGCATGGAATGTATTAAGTAAACCCTGCAATGATTAAGATGAAGAGAACGGTGACTAAAACAGAGGAGCATCTACAAAAGTCACTCTTACTAGTGGGTACTGAGACCCATCTGCAATAGAATCCAGAAATGAGTCCAGTTCATCTCCAAGAACTTCTCCTTCGGTAAAGTCGTCTACACTGTCAGACTCTGGTATAGATGCCACATCTGTAGAAGGGAGCAGGTTAGTTGCAGGGAGTGATGTTGGCAGGGTTTTCGTATCCAAGTCAGTTGATGAAAAGGCATTGGATTTGCTGGCAGTGACAGAAGGAGCACTAGGAGTAACGATGCACTGAAGGACCACAGAGCTATCTGAAAGATTACGTATGAGAGATTACAGCTAAGGACCACCCTTACATACAATGCATTCAAGAGAGTAAACACAAAgcaaatgtaaaataataatatatttgtaaatattagCATTGACTATTCTGAATAGTAGTTGCTCTCCAGAGACAGATGCTTGTATCTGTCTCTTCGAAGAGCCCAGAGTCAGAACACAGAACATTCTGAGTGCAGAGTATTTCCTCTATTGCTTAACTAATAATTTCTCTCATCTTCAAAACAACTGTTCATCTTTGTGAAAAGATTCATTAGCCTATTTGCAAGAATTATACTCTCAGAAACTGCTTCATGATGGCCAATTCAAACACACTTTTCAGAACTACAAATCATTCTTATATAGAGGTGATGGTCAGATGTTTCTAGCAATGGCTCTATCATTGCCACTATTCATATTTATAAACTTCAGTCTGTATTGGTTGAACAATACAGCCAATTATATTGTTTCAATTGAGAACAATGGAAAGAACTGTGCTGACTTCTCAAAAAGAAAGGATTCGTCTTTTCCCAGGTATTTCCTGCTATTCCTGTTAGATGCCTTAGTGACAAATTAAACTGACAACCAAAT includes the following:
- the ZC3H7B gene encoding zinc finger CCCH domain-containing protein 7B isoform X4 — translated: MADPEPFWNDRDFLLFLSDGAKGFDAMDRQKRKEEIEKGLQFIQSTLPLSQEDYEAFLQKLVQNLLAEGNDLFREKDYKLSLVQYVEGLNVSEYAASDEVNIPADLLCKLHVNRAACYFAMDESVVQLGQDLAQKLGLRVRKAYKRPQQDSETFSVLSNGLTSALPNQTNGLGSIDDIETDSSVVLQCIVTPSAPSVTASKSNAFSSTDLDTKTLPTSLPATNLLPSTDVASIPESDSVDDFTEGEVLGDELDSFLDSIADGSQYPLSLVRGAIPANLPSEVPQLIPVFPGGTPLLPPVVTANIPVSTPLPPASFGLVMEATKQLSSSSVLDTFETPVGGSGTSPLDSLDSLDLLPYTESRLDMLDAFGTSRGSLDALDTFTVEETSTQEPHQPAGIQKSLPLANQTGPSTHPTVPKVVELFMSQPELVMSNTTLLVKNPLVSTHIFKQACHICYPKTGPKAGDYTYREGLEHKCKRDILLGRRRISEDKTWKRIRPRPTKTNFVGSYYLCKDMLNKQDCKYGDNCTFAYHQEEIDVWTEERKGTLNRDLLFDPLGGIKRGNLTITKILKEHQGIFTFLCEICFDSKPRIISKGLKDAPAVCSNLAAKHSFYDNKCLVHIVRSTSLKYSKIRQFQEHFQFDVCRHEVRYGCLREDSCHFAHSFIELKVWLLQQYSGMTHEDIVQESKKYWQQMEAHAGKANNNMASVRTPISNTFDLQMKFVCGQCWRNGQVVEPDKDLKYCSAKAHHCWTKERRVLLVMSKAKKKWVSVRPLPSIRNFPQQYDLCIHAQNGRKCQYVGNCSFAHSPEEREMWTFMKENKILDMQQTYDMWLKKHNPGKPGEGTPLTSREGEKQIQMPTDYADMMGYHCWLCGKNSNSKKQWQQHIQSEKHKEKVFTSDNDSSCWNYRFPMGEFRLCERFQKTKGCPEGEKCLFAHGQDELTEWLDRREVMKQKLAKARKDMLLCPRDDDFGKYNFLLRDGI
- the ZC3H7B gene encoding zinc finger CCCH domain-containing protein 7B isoform X2, whose product is MADPEPFWNDRDFLLFLSDGAKGFDAMDRQKRKEEIEKGLQFIQSTLPLSQEDYEAFLQKLVQNLLAEGNDLFREKDYKLSLVQYVEGLNVSEYAASDEVNIPADLLCKLHVNRAACYFAMGLHKKALEDSEKALGFNKENIRALFRKARCLSELGRHKEAYECNSRCLLSLPHDESVVQLGQDLAQKLGLRVRKAYKRPQDSETFSVLSNGLTSALPNQTNGLGSIDDIETDSSVVLQCIVTPSAPSVTASKSNAFSSTDLDTKTLPTSLPATNLLPSTDVASIPESDSVDDFTEGEVLGDELDSFLDSIADGSQYPLSLVRGAIPANLPSEVPQLIPVFPGGTPLLPPVVTANIPVSTPLPPASFGLVMEATKQLSSSSVLDTFETPVGGSGTSPLDSLDSLDLLPYTESRLDMLDAFGTSRGSLDALDTFTVEETSTQEPHQPAGIQKSLPLANQTGPSTHPTVPKVVELFMSQPELVMSNTTLLVKNPLVSTHIFKQACHICYPKTGPKAGDYTYREGLEHKCKRDILLGRRRISEDKTWKRIRPRPTKTNFVGSYYLCKDMLNKQDCKYGDNCTFAYHQEEIDVWTEERKGTLNRDLLFDPLGGIKRGNLTITKILKEHQGIFTFLCEICFDSKPRIISKGLKDAPAVCSNLAAKHSFYDNKCLVHIVRSTSLKYSKIRQFQEHFQFDVCRHEVRYGCLREDSCHFAHSFIELKVWLLQQYSGMTHEDIVQESKKYWQQMEAHAGKANNNMASVRTPISNTFDLQMKFVCGQCWRNGQVVEPDKDLKYCSAKAHHCWTKERRVLLVMSKAKKKWVSVRPLPSIRNFPQQYDLCIHAQNGRKCQYVGNCSFAHSPEEREMWTFMKENKILDMQQTYDMWLKKHNPGKPGEGTPLTSREGEKQIQMPTDYADMMGYHCWLCGKNSNSKKQWQQHIQSEKHKEKVFTSDNDSSCWNYRFPMGEFRLCERFQKTKGCPEGEKCLFAHGQDELTEWLDRREVMKQKLAKARKDMLLCPRDDDFGKYNFLLRDGI